The following proteins come from a genomic window of Diorhabda sublineata isolate icDioSubl1.1 chromosome 7, icDioSubl1.1, whole genome shotgun sequence:
- the LOC130446486 gene encoding zinc finger protein 226-like isoform X2: MEGKQNILVQVPTVEITEIVSITEICRICANQQDKLIGIYSDDGEVNNLSYKMNSYLPVKVDKTDELPLQCCWQCASTVLAWHELFLTSIEADRRLRSYQFVTEKQKENDLQQTKTTLEQNNDIKESDKSESEEDICEKLNSPTRNLDYKDAVDLSSKSCILCTLSFNTKSKLKNHMLEVHKMKRPAPVDRKKIDIFACTECNKSFTRKFDMQRHIKRKHPQTSIEPSVRCKNLEMANKCKITEPDETYYQCNICQNKFSTSSVFITHYNIHVNNKLHCCHICGKKYHRSAHLKRHLDQLHYGIKYSCEYCDQTFTSKTTRDEHLNTHTNNRPYMCDTCGKSFRQSSSLYVHKLFHRDIFPYSCNICDKKFRRNGELKKHTFIHTGERQFSCAICKRPFRLRQDLKRHMKIHNIGQNSTSSK, translated from the exons ATGGAAGGCAAACAGAACATTCTAGTACAAGTACCAACGGTTGAAATAACCGAGATTGTCAGTATAACAGAAATTTGTAGAATTTGTGCAAATCAACAAGATAAATTGATTGGAATTTATTCTGATGATGGGGAAGTTAATAATTTAAGTTATAAAATGAATTCATATCTTCCCGTTAAAGTAGACAAAACAGACGAATTACCACTTCAATGTTGTTGGCAATGTGCTTCTACAGTATTAGCATGgcatgaattatttttaaccaGTATAGAAGCTGACCGAAGATTGAGAAGCTATCAATTTGtcacagaaaaacaaaaagaaaatgacTTGCAACAAACCAA AACTACGttagaacaaaataatgatattaaagAATCTGATAAATCAGAGTCGGAAGAAGATATATGCGAAAAATTAAATTCTCCAACACGAAACTTGGATTATAAAGACGCAGTGGATTTATCTTCAAAAAGCTGTATATTGTGTACATTAAGTTTCAAtactaaatcaaaattaaaaaaccatATGTTGGAAGTTCATAAAATGAAGCGTCCAGCACCAGTTGatcggaaaaaaattgatatttttgcaTGTACAGAGTGCAATAAATCTTTTACAAGAAAGTTTGATATGCAGAGACATATTAAAAGGAAGCACCCTCAAA cttCTATAGAACCTTCGGTGAGATGTAAGAACTTAGAAATGgcaaataaatgtaaaataacCGAACCAGACGAAACATATTACCAATGTAATATTTGCCAAAATAAGTTTAGCACATCCTCTGTATTCATAACCCATTATAACATTCACGTAAATAACAAATTACACTGTTGCCACATTTGCGGCAAGAAATACCATAGAAGCGCTCACTTAAAACGTCATCTAGATCAATTACATTACGGAATAAAATATTCTTGTGAATATTGTGATCAAACTTTTACCAGTAAAACTACAAGAGACGAGCATTTAAATACACATACGAATAATAGGCCGTACATGTGCGACACGTGTGGGAAATCTTTCAGGCAATCTTCTTCTCTTTACGTCCACAAACTATTTCATCGGGATATTTTTCCATATTCGTGTAATATTTGCGATAAAAAGTTTAGAAGAAATGGAGAACTTAAAAAACACACGTTCATACATACAGGAGAAAGACAGTTTAGTTGTGCGATATGTAAAAGACCGTTTAGGTTACGACAAGATTTGAAAAGACATATGAAGATTCATAATATTGGTCAAAATTCAACCTCTTCGAAGTAA
- the LOC130446486 gene encoding zinc finger protein OZF-like isoform X1, with the protein MEGKQNILVQVPTVEITEIVSITEICRICANQQDKLIGIYSDDGEVNNLSYKMNSYLPVKVDKTDELPLQCCWQCASTVLAWHELFLTSIEADRRLRSYQFVTEKQKENDLQQTKKENKGGSNLQVLNEKYNSDSALIEKTEISDYDENMGEYMAIQLPLQTMYEPSNKEELDDSEDLSSEKIETEDDSTLKREVEDVCYGCQTCQILFISEEDMQNHILQNHPNQRTLPSEDTGSKTNVKKEKKKNIKLDQELINEAKIVVDGRVYYNCKECGRCLYSPYTYIWHIRIHTGERPHACHLCGKCFRVSQGLVRHLKETHEGIKNFPCDICGRKFANKRNADEHRRIHTNERPYVCDTCGKAFKQKASLYVHNRSHQNVFPFKCSYCHQAFRTRPPMLVHITKHTGEKPYTCDVCGRRFRIKYELKRHKLIHSDDKPFSCELCGLKFRQKRYLKNHNKLNHNAS; encoded by the exons ATGGAAGGCAAACAGAACATTCTAGTACAAGTACCAACGGTTGAAATAACCGAGATTGTCAGTATAACAGAAATTTGTAGAATTTGTGCAAATCAACAAGATAAATTGATTGGAATTTATTCTGATGATGGGGAAGTTAATAATTTAAGTTATAAAATGAATTCATATCTTCCCGTTAAAGTAGACAAAACAGACGAATTACCACTTCAATGTTGTTGGCAATGTGCTTCTACAGTATTAGCATGgcatgaattatttttaaccaGTATAGAAGCTGACCGAAGATTGAGAAGCTATCAATTTGtcacagaaaaacaaaaagaaaatgacTTGCAACAAACCAA GAAAGAAAATAAGGGAGGTTCAAATCTACAAGTACTGAATGAAAAGTACAACAGTGATTCAGCTTTGATAGAAAAGACAGAAATATCTGATTATGATGAGAATATGGGTGAATATATGGCCATTCAACTTCCACTTCAAACTATGTACGAGCCATCCAACAAGGAAGAATTGGATGATAGTGAGGACTTATcttcagaaaaaattgaaacagaagATGATTCTACGCTCAAAAGAGAAGTTGAAGATGTGTGCTATGGTTGTCAAACTTGCCAAATCTTATTTATATCTGAAGAAGATATGCAAAACCATATTTTACAGAATCATCCTAATCAACGAACTCTTCCATCAGAAGATACTGGAAGTAAAACGAAtgttaaaaaagagaaaaagaaaaatattaaattggatCAAGAGTTGATTAATGAGGCTAAAATAGTAGTAGACGGTAGAGTGTATTATAATTGCAAAGAGTGCGGGAGATGTTTGTATTCTCCTTATACATATATCTGGCATATCAGGATACACACAGGAGAACGCCCTCACGCTTGCCATCTGTGTGGTAAATGTTTCAGAGTATCTCAAGGTTTAGTACGCCACCTCAAAGAAACCCACGAGGGTATCAAGAACTTTCCTTGTGATATTTGCGGAAGAAAATTTGCCAATAAAAGAAATGCTGATGAGCACAGACGAATACATACTAACGAACGACCGTATGTTTGTGATACTTGTGGCAAAGCTTTTAAACAAAAAGCTTCCTTGTATGTCCACAATCGCTCACATCAAAATGTATTTCCATTTAAGTGTTCTTATTGCCATCAGGCATTCAGAACAAGACCACCGATGTTGGTTCACATTACTAAACATACTGGAGAAAAACCATATACTTGTGACGTTTGTGGTAGAAGATTTAGgataaaatatgaattgaaaaGACATAAATTGATACATTCTGATGATAAACCTTTTTCTTGTGAATTATGTGGACTAAAATTTAGGCAAAAacgatatttaaaaaatcataataagtTAAATCACAATGctagttaa
- the LOC130446487 gene encoding 28S ribosomal protein S5, mitochondrial: protein MAGQLTNVTRTFQKLTLAFRCRVAAVIINPNKENDVHIVTQTFTRNTNFFNKLPAQDLWKGITSVSNAGKKRGRGKNVSKSKIKDLNRGQIIGVGKANIVWPGLSAPIIRGKELVEQHQLPEDPEREKKLIQIRDSMGTSKRPKLSPLERGWSGAKLPGRSIGPPDPIEEETFEGFDTKVLELKTVFNMKGNFGRKRRQSALVVTGNGKGLAGFALTKGAEAKTALRKAKNRAAQKLMHIKLYRNHTVCHDFFTQFGTTKIYVWQKPEGHGLICHRAIKTICEVVGIKNLHAKVEGSTNVGKIMKAFFLGLIKQKTPEEIAEEKKLHLVEFCKENNYFPNIIASPKECRKLEEIPKDEILDYKQYCFDGRVVLKKKKYPPFYATYKSYELYLKKQEKIRNQNEVRRNLRAEYGEIRSHLADKYPECKQYRSEKKENVDEENEQ, encoded by the exons atggcAGGACAATTAACAAATGTAACTagaacatttcaaaaattaacgtTAGCTTTTAGATGTAGAGTAGCTGCCGTAATAATTAACCCTAACAAAGAAAATGATGTTCATATTGTAACACAAACTTTTACaagaaatacaaattttttcaataagt TACCTGCACAAGATCTATGGAAGGGGATTACCTCTGTAAGTAATGCTGGTAAAAAGAGAGGTCGAGGTAAAAATgtatctaaatctaaaataaaagaCTTGAATCGTGGTCAAATAATAGGGGTAGGGAAAGCAAATATAGTTTGGCCCGGTCTTTCTGCTCCTATAATTAGAGGAAAGGAGCTGGTAGAACAACATCAATTACCAGAGGATCCTGAGAGAGAAAAGAAACTGATTCAAATAAGAGACTCTATGGGTACATCTAAAAGACCCAAATTAAGTCCTTTAGAACGAGGTTGGTCTGGTGCTAAACTACCTGGAAGAAGTATTGGACCTCCGGATCCCATAGAAGAAG AAACGTTTGAAGGTTTTGATACAAAAGTATTAGAATTGAAAACTGTATTTAATATGAAAGGGAATTTTGGTAGAAAGAGACGACAATCTGCTCTAGTAGTAACTGGAAATGGTAAAGGTCTTGCTGGTTTTGCTTTAACAAAAGGAGCTGAAGCTAAAACTGCTCTAAGGAAAGCAAAAAATAGAGCTGCTCAAAAACTAATGCATATAAAGTTATATCGAAATCATACAg tTTGTCATGACTTTTTTACCCAGTTTGGTACTACAAAGATTTATGTTTGGCAGAAACCTGAAGGACATGGTTTAATATGTCATAGAGCTATTAAAACAATATGTGAAGTTGTTGGTATTAAAAATCTCCATGCTAAAGTCGAGGGATCAACAAATGTAGGAAAAATCATGAAAGCTTTCTTTTTGGGACTGATCAAACAGAAAACTCCCGAAGAAATTGCTGAAGAGAAAAAACTACATCTCGTCGAATTttgcaaagaaaataattattttcctaatATTATTGCTTCTCCAAAGGAATGTAGGAAATTAGAAGAAATTCCTAAGGATGAAATATTAGATTACAAACAATATTGTTTTGATGGAAGGGTtgtattgaaaaagaaaaagtacCCACCATTTTATGCAACTTATAAATCTTatgaattatatttgaaaaaacaagaaaagatcAGGAACCAGAATGAAGTCAGAAGAAATTTGAGAGCAGAATATGGTGAAATTAGAAGTCATTTGGCAGATAAATATCCAGAATGTAAACAATATAGAAgtgaaaagaaagaaaacgtagatgaagaaaatgaacaatga
- the LOC130446488 gene encoding NADH dehydrogenase [ubiquinone] iron-sulfur protein 4, mitochondrial, producing the protein MSYALLKVRNISKCNWGAISLSTSAVRQVEANLKNDIALLNPEEIEHKKKLQGTITVEGTTNISVITGVPEEHVKTRRVRIFEPAKNCMQSGTNNIGHWQIDFDNRERWENPLMGWASTGDPLSNMEVDFSSKEEAIEYCEKNGWQWFIQKSSLEKKFKPKSYGINFAWNKRTRVSTK; encoded by the exons atgTCTTATGCCTTATTAAAAGTTCGAAATATATCTAAATGCAACTG GGGTGCAATATCTCTATCGACGTCTGCAGTGAGGCAAGTAGAAGCCAACTTGAAAAATGATATCGCTCTTTTAAATCCAGAAGAAATCGaacataagaaaaaattacaaggCACTATCACTGTAGAGGGAACT ACTAATATTTCTGTGATAACAGGTGTTCCCGAAGAACATGTCAAAACTCGAAGAGTTAGAATCTTTGAACCAGCTAAAAACTGTATGCAAAGTGGTACAAACAATATTGGCCACTGGCAAATAGATTTTGATAATAGAGAAAGATGGGAAAATCCTTTAATGGGATGGGCATCAAC TGGAGATCCTCTATCTAATATGGAAGTTGATTTTTCTTCTAAAGAGGAAGCAATAGagtattgtgaaaaaaatggTTGGCAATGGTTTATTCAAAAAAGTAGTTTagagaaaaaattcaaaccTAAAAGTTATGGAATTAACTTTGCTTGGAATAAGCGTACCAGAGTATCAACTAAATGA